One genomic region from Yarrowia lipolytica chromosome 1C, complete sequence encodes:
- a CDS encoding uncharacterized protein (Converted to coding from non-coding YALI0C24442g, weakly similar to uniprot|Q01375 Neurospora crassa Contains reverse transcriptase and cys finger domains): protein MLKARVIKEAHKNQAMYPYLLRLYVACTEADQPLAWRTRNTVVLRKGEKRDWALPKSYRPNSLLNVMGKVLEAIIQQRLTHIAGDTPKEPFGRRSRYSAPDAVLTLIQDAQLANKRIDTRTTALMVDVKARFDKVHRDTLLSTLGTLKVPKTVIRWVCSFLTGRSISLVVDSRH, encoded by the coding sequence ATGCTCAAGGCCAGGGTCATAAAGGAAGCACACAAGAACCAAGCCATGTACCCATACCTTCTCCGCCTGTATGTTGCGTGCACCGAGGCGGACCAGCCACTGGCGTGGAGGACCAGGAACACGGTGGTCTTGCGGAAGGGAGAAAAGCGGGACTGGGCACTGCCCAAATCCTACAGGCCAAATAGCCTGCTAAATGTGATGGGGAAGGTCCTCGAGGCCATCATCCAACAAAGGCTGACACACATCGCAGGGGACACGCCGAAAGAGCCATTCGGAAGACGAAGCAGATACTCCGCACCAGATGCGGTGCTGACGCTGATCCAGGACGCCCAGCTGGCGAACAAGCGTATAGACACCCGGACCACAGCCCTGATGGTAGACGTCAAAGCACGATTCGACAAAGTGCACCGAGACACCCTGCTATCAACACTGGGGACACTCAAAGTCCCAAAAACGGTTATCCGGTGGGTATGTTCGTTCCTCACGGGACGCTCAATCTCACTAGTGGTCGACAGCAGACACTGA